In a genomic window of Alteromonas gilva:
- a CDS encoding WD40/YVTN/BNR-like repeat-containing protein: protein MISRRTLVAMVVSVGTLVSMSPSAYALKDTVNPELFDKMEYRFIGPYRGGRSVAVTGVEGNTNLYYMGTAGGGVWKTDDAGLSWQPLSDDDFAVGSIGSIAVAPSDPNVIYVGTGEGPIRGVTTSHGKGIYKSTDGGETWQLVGLDKRGQIPKIRIHPDNPDIAWAAVQGNIWAPNEERGIYKTTDGGKTWQHVLKVNADTGAADLTIDPSNPRVLYASMWHHGRTPWFIKSGGEGGGLYKSTDGGDTWNKLENGLPSLIGKVGIDIAASNPKRLYAIIEADEGGLYRSNDAGKSWQLMNGDNILQARAWYYNHIKVDPNDENTLYVMNVQLHKSIDGGKTFEIKSLPHGDTHDMWINPDNSLNMINANDGGATVTFDGGDSWSTIYNQPTAQFYRVITDNLNPYYVYGGQQDNTTMATPSATWDSGISIDEQFAVGGGESAHIAFDADNPELIYATTINGTLTEYNRDNGLTRPIMPYPEYVFGRNARDQKYRTNWNAPVLVSQHDPKTVYYGTQMILKTTDRGVNWQEISPDLTRNDPEKQGLNGGPITNEQAGAEYYNTVFYIAESPVNAGELWVGADDGKLHLTRNEGKSWQDITPHKKEAQVNAIELSPHNEGTAYVAVTGYKLNDYSPYIYKTENYGKRWKRIDDGLPEDAFVRVVREDTEREGMLYAGTESGMFVSFDDGDNWQVLDLNLPPVAITDMKVKGDDLVVATQGRGFWILDDISPLREVHKSLEDEALFQFEPVDGIRLLSGGSMSDQPQAKNPPRGATFRYYLKEEPAEDQALRIDIFDSQNQLVRSLSSTPGAFEKCAKGNEDVRSPVRFSYPSTNVGYNEFVWDLRREGLNCIDNVMLFGGWKGARVMPGDYKAKISIGDVSQTRSFKVLPDPREEANAAQLQVVEKSIKATETLLNDLFAHLQKARSVRSQLNGVTETNMMLASEVSASIDRIVSAIDDWESLVIQPKHQTFEDDINWPNMLDRQVRFLMDNFDRTGAPAQAGALKRLDDLESQWQQYKVQLETLFSEQVKPLNEKLSKQGAYDLESL from the coding sequence ATGATCTCACGGCGAACACTCGTAGCGATGGTTGTGTCGGTTGGCACATTAGTAAGTATGTCTCCATCTGCTTATGCACTCAAAGACACCGTTAACCCCGAACTTTTTGATAAAATGGAATACCGTTTTATTGGCCCTTATCGTGGTGGCCGTTCGGTTGCAGTAACGGGCGTTGAAGGCAATACCAATCTGTATTACATGGGGACCGCCGGAGGAGGGGTGTGGAAAACCGACGATGCCGGTTTGTCGTGGCAACCACTCTCCGATGACGATTTTGCAGTGGGCAGTATCGGCTCAATTGCGGTGGCGCCTTCCGATCCGAACGTTATTTATGTTGGTACAGGCGAAGGCCCGATCCGGGGCGTTACAACCAGCCATGGTAAAGGTATTTATAAATCCACCGATGGTGGTGAAACCTGGCAGCTTGTAGGGTTAGACAAGCGGGGCCAAATCCCTAAGATTCGTATTCACCCTGACAACCCAGACATTGCCTGGGCTGCAGTACAAGGCAATATTTGGGCGCCCAACGAAGAGCGTGGTATTTACAAAACCACCGATGGCGGTAAAACCTGGCAGCATGTGCTTAAGGTTAATGCCGACACTGGCGCCGCCGATTTAACCATAGATCCCTCTAACCCCAGAGTGTTATATGCCAGCATGTGGCACCATGGTCGTACCCCCTGGTTTATAAAATCCGGCGGTGAGGGCGGTGGTTTATACAAGTCTACCGACGGCGGCGACACCTGGAATAAACTGGAAAACGGCTTACCGTCATTAATTGGTAAGGTGGGCATCGACATTGCCGCGTCTAATCCCAAGCGTTTATATGCCATTATTGAAGCCGATGAAGGCGGGCTGTATCGCAGTAACGATGCCGGTAAATCCTGGCAGCTGATGAACGGCGACAACATTCTTCAGGCGCGCGCCTGGTATTACAACCACATAAAGGTTGATCCCAATGACGAAAATACCCTGTACGTAATGAATGTGCAGCTGCATAAGTCTATAGACGGCGGTAAAACCTTTGAAATTAAGTCGCTGCCGCATGGTGACACCCACGATATGTGGATTAACCCGGACAACAGCCTGAACATGATTAACGCCAACGACGGCGGGGCAACGGTTACCTTTGATGGCGGCGATTCGTGGTCGACCATTTATAATCAGCCAACCGCCCAGTTTTACCGGGTGATTACCGACAATCTAAACCCTTATTACGTGTATGGCGGCCAGCAGGATAACACCACCATGGCAACGCCCTCGGCAACGTGGGACAGCGGTATTAGCATTGATGAACAGTTCGCTGTGGGCGGTGGGGAAAGCGCCCATATTGCCTTTGATGCCGATAACCCTGAGCTGATTTACGCCACTACCATTAATGGTACGCTCACTGAATACAATCGCGATAACGGATTAACCCGCCCGATTATGCCTTATCCGGAATACGTATTTGGTCGCAATGCGCGCGATCAAAAATACCGGACTAACTGGAATGCGCCGGTATTGGTGTCGCAACACGATCCTAAAACCGTGTACTACGGCACGCAAATGATCCTCAAAACCACCGACAGGGGAGTTAACTGGCAGGAAATCAGCCCGGATTTAACCCGCAACGATCCCGAAAAGCAAGGCCTTAACGGCGGTCCAATCACCAATGAGCAGGCTGGAGCCGAGTATTACAACACGGTGTTTTATATTGCTGAATCGCCGGTAAATGCCGGTGAGCTTTGGGTGGGAGCTGATGATGGTAAATTGCACCTGACTCGCAACGAAGGTAAAAGCTGGCAGGATATTACGCCGCATAAAAAAGAAGCGCAGGTGAATGCCATCGAATTAAGCCCCCATAACGAGGGGACAGCTTACGTTGCAGTCACTGGCTACAAGCTCAATGATTACAGCCCGTATATTTATAAGACCGAAAACTACGGTAAGCGCTGGAAACGTATTGACGATGGTTTACCCGAAGACGCGTTTGTTAGGGTGGTACGAGAAGACACTGAGCGTGAAGGCATGCTGTATGCCGGTACCGAAAGCGGCATGTTTGTGAGTTTTGACGACGGTGATAACTGGCAAGTGCTTGATTTAAACCTGCCGCCGGTGGCCATTACCGACATGAAAGTGAAAGGAGACGATCTGGTCGTCGCCACGCAAGGACGAGGCTTCTGGATATTAGACGACATCAGCCCGCTGCGAGAGGTACACAAATCCTTAGAGGATGAAGCGCTGTTCCAGTTTGAACCTGTTGACGGCATTCGTTTACTCTCAGGTGGCAGCATGAGCGACCAACCCCAGGCGAAAAACCCGCCACGGGGTGCGACATTCCGCTATTACCTTAAAGAAGAACCTGCGGAAGACCAAGCTCTGCGCATTGATATTTTTGATAGTCAAAATCAACTGGTTCGCTCGTTATCATCAACGCCTGGTGCGTTTGAGAAATGTGCCAAGGGGAATGAAGATGTACGCAGCCCGGTGCGCTTTTCATATCCTTCAACTAACGTAGGATACAATGAGTTTGTGTGGGACTTACGCCGCGAAGGGCTTAATTGTATTGATAATGTCATGCTGTTTGGCGGCTGGAAGGGCGCTCGTGTAATGCCGGGTGATTATAAAGCCAAAATCAGCATCGGCGATGTTAGCCAAACCCGGAGTTTTAAAGTACTCCCGGATCCCAGAGAAGAAGCCAACGCAGCGCAGTTACAAGTGGTTGAAAAGAGCATTAAGGCAACCGAAACGCTGCTGAATGACTTGTTCGCCCATTTGCAAAAAGCACGCAGCGTGCGCTCACAGTTAAATGGCGTCACCGAGACCAATATGATGCTGGCCAGTGAAGTATCGGCATCTATTGACCGGATTGTCAGTGCTATTGATGATTGGGAGTCACTGGTAATACAGCCTAAGCACCAGACTTTCGAAGATGACATTAACTGGCCAAACATGCTCGACAGACAGGTGCGCTTTTTAATGGATAACTTCGACAGAACCGGCGCACCCGCACAAGCCGGCGCGTTAAAACGTCTGGACGACCTGGAATCTCAGTGGCAGCAATATAAAGTGCAGCTGGAAACCTTATTCAGTGAGCAGGTTAAACCGCTGAATGAAAAATTATCCAAACAAGGCGCTTACGACTTAGAAAGTTTGTAG
- a CDS encoding VPS10 domain-containing protein produces MQKIIKTALIATALLSTQGLAAKNTNDTPISPFNAETFSALKMRNIGPAYMSGRIADIAVDQNNPNIWYTAVGSGGVWKTVNAGTTWTPIFDEQAVYSTGDVTIDPSNSNIVWVGTGENNGGRHISFGDGIYKSLDGGKTWQNMGLAKSEHISDIIVHPTDSNTVWAAVQGPLWTSGGERGLYKTIDGGKTWKRVLTPEDEWTGVTSLLIDPTNPDRLYAATWSRQRTIAAYVGTGPGAGIFTSEDGGESWTELKTGLPKGNMGKIGMAISAMQPEVLYATIETDNRKGGFYRSSNYGASWEKMSDEVGAGTGPHYYQEIFADPHQFDRVYIASNYSKVSDDGGKTWTPINTDRKHVDDHAFAFHPTDPDFVLIGSDGGIYMSHDRMANWRYIANLPLAQFYKVAPDDSSPFYMIYGGTQDNSTQGGPSRTRKKEGIKNKDWFLALGGDGHQPATEPGNPDIVYAQSQQGNLARHDVNTRESLSIQPQPRPGEPAERYNWDAPINVSAHDPKRIYFASQRVWRSDDRGNSWTPLSGDLTKNGNRMHMPMMGRTWSVEAGWDIYAMSEFHTIANFAESPVDENILWVGTDDGLIQVTTNGGKTWKKIDLKDIKGIPSTAYVNDIRADLFDPNTVYVALDNHKYGDYKPYLIKTTDLGKKWTSLAQTLPDKHLVWRIVQDHENENLLFIGTEFGIFFTVDGGKQWVELNGGMPTISTRDVKIQRRENDLVAGTFGRGIYILDDYGPLRALTPESLKEDAMLFAPSRPVKWYREDTNHSDSDGNDRFVAENPPYGATLTYYLKDSLLTAREKRQQAEKAMVEKENYPKYPSWTDIEKENQEAEPAVYVEIKDTNGNVVNRVTGDVTKGLHRITWDMTYAKASAVTGGKTSRWHPLGKGLVAPTGTYTATLFKRVGSNITALAAPVEFELQAIYNNSIEGPSDEQILRFGKQLVAAEKRLSAVTAVLKALPDTMALIRSAIDQTPGNLEALEKSYAEITAEINRLKQEVYGLESRDRMGKKPANINSRLRFAMSANRSSYGPTQQHIEQFGFATEGLEEVSTGIAALQQDAIPTLQSAIMKAGGPWTPGAPVITD; encoded by the coding sequence ATGCAGAAAATAATTAAAACTGCTCTTATTGCAACAGCGCTGCTCAGTACCCAGGGGCTGGCAGCAAAAAACACCAACGACACCCCCATATCCCCCTTTAACGCTGAAACCTTTAGCGCATTAAAAATGCGTAACATTGGCCCGGCTTATATGTCCGGGCGTATCGCCGACATTGCCGTTGATCAAAACAACCCAAATATTTGGTACACCGCGGTGGGTTCGGGGGGCGTGTGGAAAACCGTCAACGCCGGAACTACCTGGACACCGATCTTTGATGAGCAAGCTGTTTACTCCACAGGCGATGTTACCATAGACCCGTCTAATTCAAATATTGTCTGGGTTGGAACCGGCGAGAATAACGGCGGACGTCATATCAGTTTTGGTGACGGTATTTACAAATCCCTCGATGGCGGTAAAACCTGGCAAAATATGGGGCTGGCCAAATCAGAGCATATCTCCGATATTATTGTTCATCCAACGGATTCCAATACTGTATGGGCGGCGGTACAAGGCCCGCTATGGACCAGTGGCGGTGAACGAGGCCTGTATAAAACTATCGACGGTGGTAAAACCTGGAAAAGAGTACTGACGCCTGAAGACGAATGGACGGGTGTAACCTCATTGCTTATTGATCCCACTAATCCGGATCGTCTTTATGCCGCTACCTGGTCACGTCAGCGCACCATTGCCGCGTATGTAGGAACAGGTCCTGGTGCAGGCATTTTTACCAGCGAAGACGGTGGCGAAAGCTGGACAGAACTAAAGACCGGTTTGCCGAAGGGCAATATGGGCAAAATCGGCATGGCCATATCGGCCATGCAGCCAGAGGTGTTATACGCCACAATCGAAACCGATAACCGTAAAGGTGGATTTTACCGCAGCAGCAATTATGGTGCGAGTTGGGAGAAAATGTCTGATGAGGTAGGCGCTGGTACAGGCCCGCATTATTATCAGGAAATTTTTGCTGATCCCCATCAATTTGACCGGGTTTATATTGCCAGTAACTACAGTAAAGTATCCGATGACGGCGGTAAAACCTGGACACCCATCAACACCGACCGCAAACATGTGGATGATCATGCGTTTGCGTTTCACCCCACGGATCCTGACTTTGTGTTAATTGGGTCAGATGGCGGCATTTATATGTCGCACGACCGCATGGCAAACTGGCGCTACATTGCCAACCTGCCGCTGGCGCAGTTTTATAAAGTGGCACCGGACGATTCCTCGCCGTTTTACATGATATATGGCGGTACGCAGGATAACTCAACCCAGGGCGGCCCCTCACGCACGCGTAAAAAAGAGGGCATTAAAAACAAAGATTGGTTTTTAGCCTTAGGCGGCGACGGTCATCAGCCGGCAACTGAGCCTGGCAATCCGGATATTGTGTATGCGCAGTCACAACAAGGTAATTTAGCTCGTCACGACGTCAACACCCGTGAAAGCCTGAGCATCCAGCCACAGCCAAGACCGGGCGAGCCGGCGGAGCGTTATAACTGGGATGCACCCATAAATGTCTCGGCGCACGATCCTAAACGCATTTACTTTGCCTCACAGCGCGTGTGGCGCTCGGATGACCGCGGCAATAGCTGGACGCCGTTATCCGGCGATCTCACTAAAAACGGCAACCGCATGCATATGCCAATGATGGGCAGGACCTGGTCGGTAGAGGCTGGTTGGGATATCTATGCCATGTCGGAATTTCATACCATCGCTAACTTTGCGGAAAGCCCGGTGGATGAAAATATCCTGTGGGTAGGGACTGACGATGGCTTGATTCAGGTCACAACCAATGGCGGTAAAACCTGGAAAAAGATTGATTTAAAAGACATAAAAGGTATTCCGTCGACAGCCTATGTGAACGACATTCGTGCCGACCTGTTCGATCCAAACACGGTGTATGTGGCCCTGGACAACCACAAGTACGGCGACTATAAGCCTTACCTGATTAAAACCACTGATCTGGGTAAAAAATGGACGTCACTTGCACAAACACTGCCTGACAAACACCTGGTGTGGCGGATTGTGCAGGATCATGAGAACGAAAACCTGCTGTTTATTGGTACCGAGTTTGGCATTTTCTTTACTGTGGATGGTGGCAAGCAATGGGTAGAACTTAATGGCGGCATGCCGACTATTTCGACCCGCGATGTAAAAATACAGCGACGCGAGAATGATCTGGTAGCCGGTACCTTTGGCCGCGGGATATATATTCTGGACGATTACGGCCCGCTAAGAGCCTTAACGCCCGAATCACTCAAAGAAGACGCGATGCTATTTGCGCCAAGCCGGCCGGTAAAATGGTACCGCGAAGATACCAATCACAGCGACTCTGACGGGAATGACCGGTTCGTTGCTGAGAATCCGCCTTATGGTGCAACACTCACCTATTATTTAAAAGATAGTCTGCTAACCGCCAGGGAAAAGCGCCAGCAAGCCGAAAAAGCGATGGTTGAAAAGGAAAACTATCCTAAGTACCCGAGCTGGACAGACATCGAGAAAGAAAATCAGGAAGCTGAGCCGGCAGTGTACGTTGAGATCAAGGACACCAACGGCAACGTGGTTAACCGGGTTACCGGCGATGTGACCAAGGGGCTGCACCGTATCACCTGGGATATGACCTATGCCAAAGCCAGTGCTGTTACCGGCGGTAAAACTTCACGGTGGCATCCGCTGGGGAAAGGACTCGTTGCGCCTACAGGGACTTATACTGCAACCTTATTCAAGCGGGTAGGGAGCAACATAACCGCCTTGGCTGCACCGGTAGAGTTTGAATTACAGGCAATTTATAACAACTCCATCGAAGGGCCTTCGGATGAGCAGATTTTGCGCTTCGGTAAGCAACTTGTTGCCGCAGAAAAACGCTTATCCGCTGTCACAGCGGTATTAAAAGCGTTGCCGGATACGATGGCACTTATTCGCAGCGCCATAGATCAAACGCCAGGCAATCTGGAGGCGCTGGAAAAAAGTTATGCTGAAATAACTGCCGAAATTAACCGCCTTAAACAGGAGGTATACGGTTTGGAGTCGCGTGATCGTATGGGAAAAAAACCGGCTAACATTAACAGCCGACTGCGATTTGCGATGTCGGCCAACCGCTCTTCTTACGGACCAACGCAACAGCATATTGAGCAGTTTGGTTTCGCAACAGAAGGGCTGGAGGAAGTCAGTACCGGTATTGCTGCCCTGCAACAGGACGCTATACCAACGCTGCAGTCAGCCATCATGAAAGCTGGTGGCCCATGGACACCGGGAGCACCGGTAATAACCGATTAA